Within Actinosynnema pretiosum, the genomic segment TCCGACCGCGGTCGCATCCCGGCCGAGGTGCTGGAGGCCTACCACCAGCAGGGGTGAGGATTGAGTGGCGCTCGCCACGGCAATTCCACTGACCCGCGAAGGGGTGCCGGATGAATGATCCGGCACCCCTTCGGCTTGTTTTGACAAAGTTCTCCGGAGTCAACGGGCAATACCCAAATGAGACGTGCGTCGCGCTTCGATCTTGGGTTGCCGGGTGGTTTGCCCTGCGGTTCCCACTGCGGGTGCGCGACCGATCACCCAGGGAAAACCCCCGCGACTTGTCGGGGTCGTCCGGGGGAACCCGCTGGTCACGACGCCGGGCAAGTTCGGTTAGGCTCACCTCACCGTCCACGGCGGGGCATGAGGAGAGCGCGTGGTGACCGTCCGCACGACCCGCCGCTACGGCGTGCTCGCGCTGCTGCTGGGCGCCCTCGCCCTGGCCGCCGCCGCGAGCGTCGCGTTCGGCTCCAAGTCGATCGACCTCGGCTCGGTGGCGCACGCGCTGCTCAGCCCGACCGGCACCGAGGACGACTCGATCGTCCGCGAGCTGCGCCTGCCCAGGACGGGCCTCGCGCTCGCGGTCGGCGTGGCGCTCGGCGTCGGCGGCGCGCTGATCCAGGGCCACACCCGCAACCCGCTGGCCGACCCCGGCGTCCTGGGCATCAACCAGGGCGCGGGCTTCGCCGTGGTCCTCGCGATCTCCCTGCTGGGCGTGACCAGCCCGCTCGGCTACGTCTGGTTCGCCTTCGCGGGCGCGCTCGCCGCCAGCGTCGTGGTCTTCCTGCTCGGCTCCGGCCGGGGCGGGCCCACCCCGGTCACCCTCGCCCTCTCGGGCGCCGCGGTCAGCGCGCTGCTCCAGGGCCTGATCTCCGGCGTGGTGCTGTCCGACCGGCAGAGCCTGGACTCGTTCCGGTTCTGGCAGGTCGGGTCGGTCGAGGGGCGCGACGTCGAGGTCCTGTGGCAGGTGCTGCCGTTCCTGGTCGTCGGGCTGGTGCTCGCGGCGTTCAACGCGCCCGGCCTCAACGCCCTCTCGCTCGGCGACGAGGTGGCCCGCTCGCTGGGGCAGGACGTGAACCGCACCAGGGCGCTGGGCGTCGGCGCGGTCACCCTGCTGGTCGGCGGCTCGGTCGCGGCCTGCGGGCCGATCGGCTTCCTCGGCCTGGTGGTCCCGCACGCCGCCCGCGCGGTGACCGGGCCGGACCACCGGTGGCTGCTGCCGGTGGCCGGGCTGATGGGC encodes:
- a CDS encoding FecCD family ABC transporter permease; its protein translation is MVTVRTTRRYGVLALLLGALALAAAASVAFGSKSIDLGSVAHALLSPTGTEDDSIVRELRLPRTGLALAVGVALGVGGALIQGHTRNPLADPGVLGINQGAGFAVVLAISLLGVTSPLGYVWFAFAGALAASVVVFLLGSGRGGPTPVTLALSGAAVSALLQGLISGVVLSDRQSLDSFRFWQVGSVEGRDVEVLWQVLPFLVVGLVLAAFNAPGLNALSLGDEVARSLGQDVNRTRALGVGAVTLLVGGSVAACGPIGFLGLVVPHAARAVTGPDHRWLLPVAGLMGGVLLLVADVLGRVVARPGELEVGIVMALVGAPFFVALVRRRNLVKL